The Eurosta solidaginis isolate ZX-2024a chromosome 4, ASM4086904v1, whole genome shotgun sequence genome includes a window with the following:
- the LOC137251040 gene encoding mucin-22-like, translated as MRLNLIGLLAALAMSESQLIKNHCKEAGYFAFVDNTAPFYYCFKNDEGGFNILYLSCPNGYVFRQSEGYCVAKEPATTTTVATTEATTTTTATETSASTTSASTSTTESTEEPVTNEETDTTTEATEAPRSTSKPTEETEANHTSEGSGTTPEATEISSSASGPTTETENIDTTWDVETTTEAIEEPSSTSEPKEETKAGDTTEETKATTEDIEGPSSTSEATVETEQTETIVDVATTTEASEEPNSTDERTEETDKTVDVATTTEATEEPRITSEPTEETETSYTTEETKSTTDDTEGPSSTSEATVETEQTETTVDVATTNDATEEPSSNSEPTEETQGSDTTEETEATTGATEKPSTASEPTEETEANYTTAETEGTTKVTEGPSSTSEATLETEQTDMAVEAAATTEATEEPSSTDEPTEETDTSVDVATTTQTTGEPSSTNEPTEETEESDTTESSGATTKTTEEPSSTDEPTEDTEGSDMTDGSGTTIEASEQPSSTDEPTEEIEGSDTTDGSGTTIEASEQPSSTDEPTEETEASYTTEETEGTTEDTERLGSTSEATLETEQTNTTVDVATTTEATKEPSSTDEPTEETEENDTTESSGTTIGATEQPSSTDEPTEETEGSDTTEGSENTIEASAQPSSTSESTEGTEASYTTEETEGTTEDAEGPSSTSEATLETEQTNTTVDDATTTEATKEPSSTDEPTEETEKNDTTESSGTTIEATEQPSSTDEPTEETEGSDTTEGSGNTIEASEQPSSTSEPTEETEASYTTEEIEATTEATEEPSNTSEPTEKTESIDTTDETETATEATEEPSSTKEPTEETESIETEATTEATEEPSSASEPTEELATSDTTEETEGTTEVAEETSSTSEPKEETETSNTTEEVEATTQETKETSSTSESIETDNAKGSNSTAEFTENVGTTDEPRKETDTSEGTSTHMPEDEVDKSISSIESMATDEVTSSSNEVPNTNIPVTTGMANTIEEQENTTGLQSTADMKPQRPFECPYEGFFAVRNNCQQYYYCTINRGKLQHYELNCPAGQKFNTNTLYCDPEYKVCDGGIQSSEAEHHKTFECIYPGLFPAKNDCTKYYKCEYNWRQFGYMQTPIVCPSGKVYRLDRRSCGRQGILTCIGRPIG; from the coding sequence ATGAGATTAAATTTAATTGGTTTACTGGCGGCGCTCGCTATGAGCGAATCGCAATTAATAAAGAACCATTGCAAGGAGGCCGGGTATTTTGCTTTCGTTGATAATACGGCTCCCTTTTACTATTGTTTCAAAAATGATGAGGGCGGtttcaatattttatatttatcatgTCCAAACGGATATGTTTTTAGGCAGAGTGAAGGTTATTGTGTTGCGAAGGAACCGGCAACAACGACCACGGTTGCAACAACTGAGGCAACCACCACAACGACAGCAACAGAAACTAGTGCTTCAACCACAAGTGCGAGTACAAGTACCACAGAATCAACAGAAGAACCAGTTACAAATGAGGAGACGGATACCACCACAGAAGCAACTGAGGCACCAAGAAGTACTAGTAAGCCAACGGAAGAAACAGAAGCAAATCATACATCTGAGGGTTCAGGAACTACGCCAGAAGCAACAGAAATTTCAAGTAGTGCTAGTGGACCAACAACAGAAACAGAAAATATTGATACGACTTGGGATGTGGAAACCACCACAGAAGCAATAGAAGAACCAAGCAGTACTAGTGAGCCAAAGGAAGAAACAAAAGCAGGTGATACAACTGAAGAGACGAAAGCTACCACAGAAGATATTGAAGGACCAAGTAGTACTAGTGAAGCAACAGTAGAAACTGAACAAACTGAAACGATTGTGGATGTGGCAACTACCACCGAAGCAAGTGAGGAGCCAAATAGTACTGATGAGCGAACGGAAGAAACAGATAAGACTGTGGATGTGGCAACTACCACCGAAGCAACAGAGGAGCCAAGAATTACTAGTGAGCCAACGGAAGAAACAGAAACAAGTTATACAACTGAGGAGACGAAAAGTACCACAGACGATACTGAAGGACCAAGCAGTACTAGTGAAGCAACAGTAGAAACTGAACAAACTGAAACGACTGTGGATGTGGCAACTACCAACGATGCAACTGAGGAGCCAAGCAGTAATAGTGAGCCAACGGAAGAAACACAAGGAAGTGATACAACTGAGGAGACGGAAGCTACCACAGGAGCAACTGAAAAACCAAGTACTGCCAGTGAGCCAACGGAAGAAACAGAAGCAAATTATACAACAGCGGAGACGGAAGGTACCACAAAGGTTACTGAAGGACCAAGTAGTACTAGTGAAGCAACATTAGAAACTGAACAAACTGATATGGCTGTAGAAGCGGCAGCTACCACCGAAGCAACTGAGGAGCCTAGTAGTACTGATGAGCCAACGGAAGAAACAGATACCTCTGTGGATGTGGCAACTACCACCCAAACAACTGGAGAGCCAAGTAGTACTAATGAGCCAACGGAAGAAACAGAAGAAAGTGATACGACTGAGAGTTCTGGAGCTACCACCAAAACGACTGAGGAACCAAGTAGTACTGATGAGCCAACGGAAGATACAGAAGGAAGTGATATGACTGACGGTTCTGGAACTACCATAGAAGCAAGTGAGCAACCAAGTAGTACTGATGAGCCAACGGAAGAAATAGAAGGAAGTGATACGACTGACGGTTCTGGAACTACCATAGAAGCAAGTGAGCAACCAAGTAGTACTGATGAGCCAACGGAAGAAACAGAAGCAAGTTATACAACTGAGGAGACCGAAGGTACCACAGAAGATACTGAAAGACTAGGTAGTACTAGTGAAGCAACATTAGAAACTGAACAAACTAATACGACTGTGGATGTGGCAACTACCACCGAAGCAACTAAGGAGCCAAGCAGTACTGATGAACCAACGGAAGAAACAGAAGAAAATGATACGACTGAGAGTTCTGGAACTACCATAGGAGCGACTGAGCAACCAAGTAGTACTGATGAGCCAACGGAAGAAACAGAAGGAAGTGATACGACTGAGGGTTCTGAAAATACCATAGAAGCAAGTGCGCAACCAAGTAGTACTAGTGAGTCAACGGAAGGAACAGAAGCAAGTTATACAACTGAGGAGACGGAAGGTACCACAGAAGATGCCGAAGGACCAAGTAGTACTAGTGAAGCAACATTAGAAACTGAACAAACTAATACGACTGTGGATGATGCAACTACCACCGAAGCAACTAAGGAGCCAAGTAGTACTGATGAGCCAACGGAAGAAACAGAAAAAAATGATACGACTGAGAGTTCTGGAACTACCATAGAAGCAACAGAGCAACCAAGTAGTACTGATGAGCCAACGGAAGAAACAGAAGGAAGTGATACGACTGAGGGTTCTGGAAATACCATAGAAGCAAGTGAGCAACCAAGTAGTACTAGTGAGCCAACGGAAGAAACAGAAGCAAGTTATACAACTGAGGAGATTGAAGCTACCACAGAAGCAACTGAAGAACCAAGTAATACTAGTGAGCCAACGGAGAAAACAGAATCAATTGATACAACTGATGAAACGGAGACTGCCACAGAAGCAACTGAAGAACCAAGTAGTACTAAGGAGCCAACGGAAGAAACAGAATCAATTGAGACGGAGGCTACCACAGAAGCAACTGAAGAACCAAGTAGTGCTAGTGAGCCAACGGAAGAACTAGCGACAAGTGATACAACTGAGGAGACTGAAGGTACCACAGAAGTAGCGGAAGAAACAAGTAGTACTAGTGAACCAAAGGAAGAAACAGAGACAAGTAATACAACTGAGGAGGTGGAAGCTACCACTCAAGAAACTAAGGAAACAAGTAGTACTAGCGAATCAATAGAAACTGATAACGCTAAGGGATCTAATTCTACAGCAGAATTCACAGAAAACGTAGGCACGACTGATGAGCCAAGGAAAGAAACTGATACCAGTGAAGGTACGAGCACACATATGCCTGAAGACGAAGTGGACAAATCAATTAGTAGCATAGAATCAATGGCGACAGATGAGGTAACTAGTAGCTCAAATGAAGTACCGAATACCAACATACCAGTTACAACTGGAATGGCAAATACAATCGAAGAGCAAGAAAACACTACTGGGCTTCAGAGCACGGCAGATATGAAGCCACAACGACCATTCGAATGCCCTTATGAAGGTTTCTTTGCAGTGCGTAATAATTGCCAACAGTACTATTACTGCACTATAAATAGGGGTAAACTGCAACACTACGAACTGAATTGCCCTGCAGGTCAGAAGTTCAATACGAATACCCTATATTGTGATCCCGAATACAAAGTTTGCGATGGAGGTATTCAATCATCTGAAGCAGAACATCATAAAACTTTCGAGTGCATATATCCGGGCCTTTTCCCTGCTAAAAACGATTGTacaaaatattataaatgtgagtATAATTGGAGGCAATTTGGATATATGCAAACACCCATTGTATGTCCGAGTGGTAAGGTATATCGTTTAGATAGAAGATCATGCGGACGACAGGGTATACTGACGTGCATTGGACGACCGATTggttaa